The region agaaatgaatggtaaataatgtgttTCAttctggagtcacttttattgtaaataacaatataatatgtcTCTTAACACTTTAACACATTAATGTAGATGCTACCATGgttacggatagtcctgaatgaatcgtgaataatgttGAGTGAGAAAGTTGCAGACGAACAAGTATCATTCCCCCCAACAGAAATGcgaacctcccctgttattgtaatagtGAGagtttagcatgtcttgggggtatgatatttgtgcatctgtaactttctcactcgtcATTATTATtgttctaaacggttcacccgatatggatgaaaataccctcaaatgaaagcGGACAGTCTGCATTTAACCCTCATAGTCATCACATCCAAAatactggagtacagagccaaaacaacaacaaatgtgttaCTGTCCCAATAATTTTGTAGCTCACTGTAGTTCACAGTTGATCCTATTAATGCATTACCGAATcagtgatatatatttttttctctacAGGTGAATTACAGCCTGTCGTGTCAATATTTCAATGAATATGGTGGGTTGATTTCTGTTACAGTATGTAGGCTTACAGTAACTGTGTTTACATAAAACTACAGTCCATTGCATACCACAGTCCTTCGCATAATATTCTGTTGCCTCATATGGCAATAGAAGCTGTACACGTACTGACTGCATTTGTGAATGACTAAAAAAGGGTACTCTCTTCCAAACAGGGAACATAAGCCTCCCAGACACTGTCTTTTGGAAGACGGATGGATGCGTTACTAAGATCAACGACAGCGTGGTGGAGTGCCTCTGTAACCACGCTACGCCTTTTGCCGTGCTGCTGGTGAGCCATTTATATCTACCAATTCATCTACATCATCCTATCATAAATGTCACCTGGTGATAGTCGTCATGCCGTATCCGTTCTTATCCCTTCCAGATCGCCGACCTATCTATTGACGGTGTGCACTGGCAGGTCTTGTCTTACATCAGCTACATTGGCTGTGGCTTGTCGGCCTTCTTCACCGCCATATCCTTCCTCACCTACGTCATCACCACGTATGTGACCCCCACCTCACCAAAATGCCGCCTGCCCACTTTTCCTTCGTTCTCTATTTTGGATTGGATCTCTTCCGCTGTATGTTTCATCCCGTGTCTATTTCCGCATGGCCCGTGTAGTCCCTGCGCCTGTATAGATGACTGCACCCGTACTAGTCATCTATCCAcgctgttttatcagttgtctgatACGGTTGTGCCCTTGCTTTAGGAACTCCAGGGTGGACAACGCCAACAGCATCCACGTGTCACTGAGCGGGGCTTTGTTCCTGCTCAACACCTCTTTCCTGCTCAACGAGTGGGGGTCCAGTCTGGGCATCAGGGGCGTGTGTGTCTTCATTGCGGCGGCCATTCACTACAGCCTCCTCAGCTGTTTCACCTGGATGGCCATTGAAGCTGTCCACCTGTATCTCCTCCTGGTCAAGGTGTTCAACACCTACTACCGACACTATATGGCCAAGCTGTCTGCCATTGGCTGGGGTAAGTGAATCAGCTCTAAACATGCTCATTCAGGTGAGAGACACAGTGGAACAAGAGTTTGTGGACATGGAACCGTGGTCGGACATGTGAATACACTCATCCCGTGTGTGCACTGTTCAGGACTCCCTGGTATCGTTGTGGGAGTTTCATTGGCGGTCAAGGATATTAAACCGTTATATGGACCTACAGAAATGACTATGGCAGACACTAACCAGACAAATACAATGTGAGTAAATGTTATCTTTCTCTTTTTGAACGTTCACTTTTTATCAGTACAATATCAGGGGTGGCCCAATGTACAGCATATTGATGTTCCTAATGAACGTTCTATGTGGAGAATGTTGAAGACAAGGTGAATATGACGAGGTGAATATGATTGTGTATTGGTAAAGGCCAGATGCAGTTTGTCCAGTGGAATCACAGTTTAATCACTGCGTCACTGCGTTTTAACCAGGGCTCTCTCCCCACCCCAGCTGCTGGATCACGGACATCCCCTTCTTCTACAGTATGAACCTGGCCTACTTCACCATCATCTTTGTCCTTAACTCTGGCATTCTGTTAACGGTGACCTCCCGGATCTGCCAGCTGCAGCGCTATGGCAGTAAGGGCAAGCCTGGGAAGGCAAGCCTGGCCTGGAAGGACATCGGCACCGTCCTGGGTCTGACCTGCCTGCTGGGCATCACCTGGGGCCTGGCCTTCCTCAGCTACGGCTATGTCAAACTTCCCATCCTCTACCTGTTCAGcattttcaactccctccaaggTGACCCAGGGAACATCACGAAAGACAGGGACAGAAAGAGATAGTAAAGCTGATGTTGAGGGGTGGAATGGAAGAGAGTGGAGATCAAATAAGATTATGTACAAATTGAGAGGAGTGTCAGGTAGAGAAAATGTGGCCCTATGATCTTGAAAGCCCCTATTATTGAGCGCCTATGTGGGTGGAGTCTGAGTGATgatctgtctgtgtttctctctcgaAGGATTCTTTATATTCCTATGGATCTGTGGCACTGCCAGGAAAGACAGGGAGCGGGCGGCGAATACCAAGAGCACATCAGCAGCTCTGAACATCTCTCCAGCCAAACCCAAGGAGGAGATGTTCCCTGGCAACAATCCCTACCAGTAAACAATGTCTGTCCACAATGGAGATCACCCATATCTTCTTAGATGGCAAGGGAAGTTTTGGCTTTGTGTCTAATGACATATGCatggtctctttctttctctttcaaatTGAGTTATGGTTTCTACACCGgttgtgtgagtacctgtgctgtgtgttttgggcttttgtggccttgtggattgcgcagatgattactgGTCttgtcccgtgtgttaatcatcgTGCAcgttttgtttgggtttcaaccctgtgtctttgttacgtgtttgtttggtcttcatccccgtgcctttacacggcacgccgtaatttggggctgaataaaaaaaaatattacgcattcctgcgcctgtctcccgaatccATTTATACCAACGTGACATGCATTTTCTTCTGTATCATTCCAATGTATTTATTGGGAAAGTGCTTTGAGGGAATCATTTTACTTGAAGTGTACGTTGTTTATGATTATCAACCTTCATTAAATATCCGATCTCAAGTTGCGGAACTGACTGGTGCATAATTAGTCGGGCAAACCAAAGGATTTAGTTTCCTGCATACCATTTAGTTTCCTGCATAAACCTCTTCACACCGCCTCATCATTATTAGTTTCACAATCAATCACTTGATTTTCTAACTCAACTATGGAAAGTGTGTTGCAATCTGGTAATGTTTTCTACATTTGAACTAATATCACTTCTGCAGAAAGTGTCTCACTGGGAGCACTAGGTTCTCAAAGGCACACACGATTTCCCAGTTGCATATGATTGTGAAACGGAGACATCCTCTTTTCTAGCAATTTTCTGGTGAGTGTCAGAATTAGTCTTAGAGATGCTGAGAAATGCCACCATataggattttttgttgttgatgattCTCACTGAAATGTTTTGATTATATTGATTTACCTAACATTaagcccccacccccctcccccacccaaaGGACTACAAAGGACATAAGCTTTCAAGCTTTGTGTTATTCTTGATGATTTTTTCTTAAATTGTATGTGGAGACGTCTTATGAACAatgttttttatatttatattgtcTAATAAATATAAGTGTTGTATTCATTACATGCTGTGTCTACAAAAGCCTACTTTTATTCACCCAGTTTTGTAATGCCATAGCCTACAGTATACTCAATTAACTTCCTGCACATACAAATATGTCCAACCCCCTCTCTAATTATAGTAATGATATGAAACAACAACACACGAGCAAAGATCAACTAACAAGACAGACCATTAGCCCATCAGCAGTTACagactgaaagagggagagagtgatgaagACCAGTTATTTCATTCTAATATTTATATGCATCCCTGCAACCCTGAGAACCAATGGTAAGCTCCTGTTTGTTTCTATGTGTCGAGCAAGTGTTAAAATGGATGAGTATAGTGAGGTTATGTAAACATTTTTGAACAAACATGGACATCAGTGACAAGGGGTGGACCAGTTAATTGTATATCTGGGGTGGCCAATCCTGGCCTGGAGAACTATCATTTTCAAATAAGATACCTAATCAAGgtctgttaaaaaaaatatacacgATTAAGTTCAACCAGGTGTGTCTCAACAGGGCTGAAAAAAAAGCATGCACTCACTGTGGCTCTCGAGGACCAGGGTATGCCACCCCGGATTGACGTGGTCCCCACTGAGTTTTTGTCATCATCATTGGCTTTAGTGCCGACAGTAGTTTTTCATCTTGTTTGTTTTGATGTGTTTGTCTTGAGATGAAGCATTGGTACCTTGTATGGATTTTTGTCGTTTTCAGAGTGACATAAGGATTAACCTTGTCAATAACGTTTCCAGACAATCTTCCAAACTGTAAAGATGCTCTTCGAGATTGTCTTCGCCCCGAAGTGGTGTGGACCAGGTACTCCAATAAAAGTCCTTATCCCCTATTGTAATGGGATTTTAATGTGCCACGGATATAACAAAAAAAAAAGCCAGTACCTGTTTATCTACACAGTTAAACATCTAGCTAGTCCATATGGGAATGTCCATTAAGTTGACATTTTAGTTATTTAGCGCTTTCATCCAGAGCACCTTATAGTAGTGAGTGGACACATGTTTGTACTTTTACATACTTGTCCCCCGAGGGAAACAAACCCACGATCCTGAAGTTGGAAGCACCATgcgctaccaactgagctatatGGGATTTGATAACCATTTGATATCCATTCATTACATTGATTAAGTTGAATATAAGAAAAAGGGTTCAAATCATGTAAGATGATGTGTGTTTTCGGTAGGTGTTACGAGGATAGAATTACAATATGCATTCTAATGACCAGAATGCCCAtcccaaacttctacagatggtCTGTCAACTCATCCAATAAGGTGAGATCATGAATTCATTGCTGTTGATCTCACAACCTTCTGGTTCAGCCATATATACCGGGGTGCAGCAACAAAGACTTCAGACACAGTCGAGTctcttgtttatttatttttattgctGCGTATTGCAATTTTCGGTATTTCCGATGGATATGTTGCACTTAAAACTGTAATGTCCATTAATTCCACCATAGGCAGAAGAGAGAACGAATTCTGGACACAGAGTGCACATTCCTGCACATGTTCTCCAGAGAAGCAAGAGGAACGACTCTAATAGCAATGACTATGTGCAAATTACAATGGCTGTACTCAACAGCTCTCTATTCAAGGTTGGTAACTGACTCAAACAGTAGGCTATTCTTAGTTTTAGCTGAAACCAACCAATGGTAATGGACAAAATAGTACCACTATCCGGTATACAATTCAGCACTACAGTAAAACAAtgaatatattatttagtatcaTGAAGTCAATTATTGAGGAAGGGTTTTATGAAAGGCACATAAGACCTCTCTGAATGACGTTTGCTCGTCTGCTGCAGCTTTCTGTTCCACTTCCCTCCAATGTTACCAACAGCTTAGTCCGGTTCGAGGCTCTAGATCAGGGGAAGTCCTGGGGCAGTCTGTGCTGGCTGTGAGGGTGGGGGACCACAGTGTGAGTGACCTTGACCAGCCTGTCAGAATCGCCTTCAGAAACACACATGTGGTGGGTGAATGGAGTCCACTTGAACGTTCAACACTTACTGGCGGAATGTGACTGTGCACCTACTGTATCTCTGAGGCAAATATTAGTCTAGTCTATACTTCAATGAACAGTGTGTGTTTTACATTGCCTTTGTTTCAGACTGAGAGAGGGACTTGTGTTTTCTGGAAGGACTCAGAAAATAAGAATGGCGAAGGTAGGGGCTATGGCTTGACTCATCTTTTAGTGGTGGAACCAATGCGGTGGACTAGCATGTTCTTTTCCTGTGTGGGCatttgtgggtgtgtgggtgggtgttgtgACTTTTGTGGCTTTTCTGTCTGCAGGGGACTGGAGCTCAGAGGGTTGTATTACCACCCTCATTCACGGAGAGTTTGTGTGCAGCTGTAACCATCTCAGCTTCTTTGCAGTGCTCGTGGTAAATAcgtgctacagttgttgtataGGTCATTACTTTAGTTATTTGAATAACTCTATACAAATCATAACTGTGTGCAAAGACTGATATAGAAGTCTTCAAAACACTcactttaaagggatagttcactcaaatgacaaaatgtcatattggtttccttactctATAAGCAGTCCATTGACAAGGTATGACagaaatccatgctttggtttgtTTACCTGGTCATCGTTACCAAATGCTAATGTTTtggcacaaatccaatgcaaggCAACCATACAGATATTAGCATATTTTGcgcttcatgtccaaatcatctacAAGTAACTTAATTGCGCTACGCAATCAATTGTAGATACTTTAAGATAATTTGGACATGAAGTCCAAACAATGCTAATAGGTACCATTAACTTGCATTGGAAATgttaacttcttagggctgagatcccgctaacgggatcgatatcacaacagccagtgaaagtgcagggagccaaattcaaaacaacagaactcccataattaaaattcctcaaacatagaagtactTCACACCATTTTAGAgttacacttcttgttaatcccaccacagtgtccgatttcaaataggctttacggtgaaagcatcacaaacgattatgttaggtcagagccaagtcacagaaaaacacagccatttttccagccaaagagaggagtcacaaaaatcagaaatagagatagaattaatcactaatgacactcataggacttcatgttacacaatacatgtatgttttgttcgataaagttcatttttatatcaaaaaatctcagtatacattggcgcgttatgttcagtagttccaaaaacatctcgtgattttgcagagagccacatcaatttaaaGAAATtttcataataaatgttgatgacaatacaagtgttatgcatggaactttaggtacacttctccttaatgcaaccgctgtgtcagatttcaagaaagctttacggaaaaagaaaaccatgtaataatctgagtacggcgctcagagaccaaacaagccaaaaagatatccgccatattgtgcagtcgtcagaagtcagaaataacattataaatattcacttacttttgatgatcttcatcataatgcactcccaggaatcccaattccacaagaaatgtttgttttgttcgataatgtccatcatttatgtccatatagctacttttgttagcacgttttgtaaacaaatccaaactcatgaAGGGCATTCACTTG is a window of Oncorhynchus kisutch isolate 150728-3 linkage group LG3, Okis_V2, whole genome shotgun sequence DNA encoding:
- the LOC109885870 gene encoding adhesion G-protein coupled receptor G5 isoform X2, whose protein sequence is MFPMCLLLLISGTLAMNCSNSDDTFYLNTTTGEISMTINLPNKTITINDKADDDLKCFWFIESYVECTSMNLTSINLTECQTVQISVVENSTSKLIFNISSSMCEVTKCTGTAITALMREIQDHPSEGPKDLKRVLNMQNMCADLFKNDWTMRMMFIGVERGLIHNMMNISITGEPVYYDLRDLALTVFNLTNLTSADDKMVKIKAPELLPENNSYIPETWIPIDALQNIPEENRIVGVVTYKSPNQFLVKEELVRTMAIRIELDGGRQLGNLITPLKMKFKLLDPIIPVNYSLSCQYFNEYGNISLPDTVFWKTDGCVTKINDSVVECLCNHATPFAVLLIADLSIDGVHWQVLSYISYIGCGLSAFFTAISFLTYVITTNSRVDNANSIHVSLSGALFLLNTSFLLNEWGSSLGIRGVCVFIAAAIHYSLLSCFTWMAIEAVHLYLLLVKVFNTYYRHYMAKLSAIGWGLPGIVVGVSLAVKDIKPLYGPTEMTMADTNQTNTICWITDIPFFYSMNLAYFTIIFVLNSGILLTVTSRICQLQRYGSKGKPGKASLAWKDIGTVLGLTCLLGITWGLAFLSYGYVKLPILYLFSIFNSLQGFFIFLWICGTARKDRERAANTKSTSAALNISPAKPKEEMFPGNNPYQ
- the LOC109885870 gene encoding adhesion G-protein coupled receptor G5 isoform X1 — encoded protein: MFLVIHVFYCSTLKTATMFPMCLLLLISGTLAMNCSNSDDTFYLNTTTGEISMTINLPNKTITINDKADDDLKCFWFIESYVECTSMNLTSINLTECQTVQISVVENSTSKLIFNISSSMCEVTKCTGTAITALMREIQDHPSEGPKDLKRVLNMQNMCADLFKNDWTMRMMFIGVERGLIHNMMNISITGEPVYYDLRDLALTVFNLTNLTSADDKMVKIKAPELLPENNSYIPETWIPIDALQNIPEENRIVGVVTYKSPNQFLVKEELVRTMAIRIELDGGRQLGNLITPLKMKFKLLDPIIPVNYSLSCQYFNEYGNISLPDTVFWKTDGCVTKINDSVVECLCNHATPFAVLLIADLSIDGVHWQVLSYISYIGCGLSAFFTAISFLTYVITTNSRVDNANSIHVSLSGALFLLNTSFLLNEWGSSLGIRGVCVFIAAAIHYSLLSCFTWMAIEAVHLYLLLVKVFNTYYRHYMAKLSAIGWGLPGIVVGVSLAVKDIKPLYGPTEMTMADTNQTNTICWITDIPFFYSMNLAYFTIIFVLNSGILLTVTSRICQLQRYGSKGKPGKASLAWKDIGTVLGLTCLLGITWGLAFLSYGYVKLPILYLFSIFNSLQGFFIFLWICGTARKDRERAANTKSTSAALNISPAKPKEEMFPGNNPYQ
- the LOC109885870 gene encoding adhesion G-protein coupled receptor G6 isoform X4 — translated: MCEVTKCTGTAITALMREIQDHPSEGPKDLKRVLNMQNMCADLFKNDWTMRMMFIGVERGLIHNMMNISITGEPVYYDLRDLALTVFNLTNLTSADDKMVKIKAPELLPENNSYIPETWIPIDALQNIPEENRIVGVVTYKSPNQFLVKEELVRTMAIRIELDGGRQLGNLITPLKMKFKLLDPIIPVNYSLSCQYFNEYGNISLPDTVFWKTDGCVTKINDSVVECLCNHATPFAVLLIADLSIDGVHWQVLSYISYIGCGLSAFFTAISFLTYVITTNSRVDNANSIHVSLSGALFLLNTSFLLNEWGSSLGIRGVCVFIAAAIHYSLLSCFTWMAIEAVHLYLLLVKVFNTYYRHYMAKLSAIGWGLPGIVVGVSLAVKDIKPLYGPTEMTMADTNQTNTICWITDIPFFYSMNLAYFTIIFVLNSGILLTVTSRICQLQRYGSKGKPGKASLAWKDIGTVLGLTCLLGITWGLAFLSYGYVKLPILYLFSIFNSLQGFFIFLWICGTARKDRERAANTKSTSAALNISPAKPKEEMFPGNNPYQ